In a single window of the Blattabacterium cuenoti genome:
- a CDS encoding flavodoxin domain-containing protein — MVFGNYEFFKKKKNQIKNQRIYGKILNNIILNDQEKGSNKEIHHIEIFVPNKIEYLPGDSIGIFPENSCNEVDHLIEYIKENKKEELKKYKYEEKNKIFNLFKKNLNIFYLSENFLNKYSFLSEKKNIDLNHKWKLIDLLKKFPIKNKYSLKDLIKIMDPIKPRLYSISSSPIAHGNIIHITVSRHRFKLNKETIYGHCSDFLSKLKMGDELSFFIYKNPFFKLPKLNKDIILIGPGTGIAPFRSFLYEREARKATGKNWLFFGDQYSNTDFLYQTEIKNWKKKGILHYVSLSFSRDQEKKIYVQNKIWENRIEFFDWIKNGAYVYICGNRIPMSLDVEKMICRVIEKVGKCDSKFFIKKMKKEGRYLKDVY, encoded by the coding sequence ATGGTTTTCGGAAATTATGAATTTTTTAAAAAAAAAAAAAATCAAATTAAAAACCAAAGAATATATGGAAAAATTTTAAATAATATAATTTTAAATGATCAAGAAAAAGGGTCTAACAAAGAAATTCATCATATAGAAATTTTTGTTCCAAATAAAATAGAGTATCTTCCTGGAGACTCTATAGGTATTTTTCCTGAAAATTCTTGTAATGAAGTAGATCATCTTATAGAGTATATAAAAGAAAATAAGAAAGAAGAATTGAAAAAATATAAATATGAAGAAAAAAATAAGATATTTAATCTTTTTAAGAAAAATCTAAATATTTTTTATTTATCCGAAAATTTTTTGAATAAATACTCTTTTTTATCAGAAAAAAAAAATATTGATTTAAATCATAAATGGAAACTTATCGATCTTTTAAAAAAATTTCCTATAAAAAATAAATATTCTCTAAAAGATCTAATAAAAATAATGGATCCCATAAAACCTAGACTATATTCTATATCTTCATCTCCTATAGCTCATGGTAATATAATCCATATTACAGTATCTCGTCATCGTTTTAAATTAAATAAAGAAACCATATACGGTCATTGTTCTGATTTTTTATCTAAACTTAAAATGGGAGATGAATTATCTTTTTTTATTTATAAAAATCCGTTTTTTAAATTACCCAAATTAAATAAAGATATAATTCTTATTGGTCCTGGAACTGGAATAGCTCCTTTTCGTTCTTTTTTATATGAAAGAGAAGCAAGAAAAGCTACGGGTAAAAATTGGTTATTTTTTGGAGATCAATACTCCAATACAGATTTTTTATATCAAACAGAAATCAAAAATTGGAAAAAAAAAGGAATTCTTCATTATGTCAGTTTATCTTTTTCGAGAGATCAAGAAAAAAAAATTTATGTACAAAATAAAATATGGGAAAATAGAATAGAATTTTTTGATTGGATAAAAAATGGAGCCTATGTTTATATTTGTGGAAATAGAATTCCTATGAGTTTAGATGTAGAAAAAATGATTTGTCGTGTTATAGAAAAAGTAGGAAAATGTGATTCAAAATTTTTCATAAAAAAAATGAAAAAAGAAGGAAGATACTTGAAAGATGTATATTGA
- the cysK gene encoding cysteine synthase A — translation MKVDSILKTIGNTPHVHLKRLFPNHQVWIKLERNNPGGSIKDRIALSMIEDAEKKEIIHKGDIIIEPTSGNTGIGLAIVCSVKGYRLILVMPESMSIERRKLFSIFGAKFVLTPREDGMKGAIKKAEELIDTIPNSWMPKQFDNISNPNIHKNTTAKEIIDAFPKGIDYFITGVGTGGHITGIGEVLKDKFPNIKIFSVEPIESPVIFGGTPNSHALQGLGAGFIPSILNVKILDGSFLVSKEEAFSYVKKTAKKEGILVGISTGASLSAIEKQLSKFSKKSIILTFNYDTGERYLSVDNLFM, via the coding sequence ATGAAAGTTGATAGTATTTTAAAAACTATAGGAAATACACCTCATGTTCATCTTAAAAGATTATTTCCTAATCATCAAGTATGGATAAAACTGGAAAGAAATAACCCTGGAGGAAGCATAAAAGATAGAATAGCTTTATCTATGATAGAAGATGCAGAAAAAAAAGAAATTATTCACAAAGGTGATATTATCATAGAACCTACTTCGGGAAATACAGGAATAGGATTGGCAATAGTTTGCTCTGTAAAAGGTTATCGTCTTATTTTAGTTATGCCAGAGTCTATGAGTATTGAAAGAAGAAAATTATTTTCTATTTTTGGAGCAAAATTTGTTCTTACTCCAAGAGAAGATGGAATGAAAGGAGCAATTAAAAAAGCAGAAGAATTAATAGATACTATTCCAAATTCCTGGATGCCTAAACAATTTGATAATATTTCAAATCCCAATATACATAAAAATACAACTGCAAAAGAAATTATAGATGCTTTTCCTAAGGGGATAGATTATTTCATTACAGGAGTAGGAACGGGGGGTCATATTACTGGAATAGGAGAAGTATTAAAAGATAAGTTTCCAAATATAAAAATATTTTCTGTGGAACCTATAGAATCTCCAGTTATATTTGGAGGAACACCAAATTCTCATGCTTTACAAGGATTAGGTGCAGGTTTTATCCCATCTATTTTAAATGTAAAAATATTAGATGGCTCTTTTTTGGTATCTAAAGAAGAAGCTTTTTCTTATGTTAAAAAAACGGCAAAAAAAGAAGGAATTCTTGTTGGAATATCTACTGGGGCTTCATTATCTGCTATAGAAAAACAATTATCTAAATTTTCAAAAAAATCTATAATATTAACGTTTAATTATGATACTGGAGAAAGATATTTATCTGTTGATAATCTTTTTATGTGA
- a CDS encoding glycogen/starch synthase yields the protein MTDKRILYVSSDLFPFSSENPVSLSVLKATKFMQSIGNDVRIFMPRFGVINERRHQLHEVIRLSGMNLVINDIDQPLLIKVASIPDARLQVYFIDNDEYFKRKAIDKDENGIFFQDNDERALFFTKGVLETVKKLNWKPDIIHIYGWISSFIPLYIKNFYKNDPVYQNVKIVVSIYNNPFKGSLNKDIIKKIKLDGIKSRKLKLLENPNYFNIIKLCMYFSDAIIKGDLFFPEEIENYIKITKLLVLKYYPVEEIETVYQQFYKETVLEQIN from the coding sequence ATGACAGATAAACGTATATTATATGTTTCTTCGGATTTATTTCCTTTTTCTTCAGAAAATCCGGTTTCTCTATCTGTATTGAAAGCTACTAAATTTATGCAATCAATAGGAAACGATGTACGTATATTTATGCCTCGTTTTGGAGTCATCAATGAAAGAAGACATCAATTACATGAAGTTATTCGTTTATCAGGCATGAATTTAGTAATTAACGATATAGATCAACCTTTATTAATAAAAGTGGCATCGATTCCTGATGCTAGATTGCAAGTTTATTTTATAGATAATGATGAATATTTTAAGAGGAAAGCTATAGATAAAGATGAAAATGGTATTTTTTTTCAAGATAATGATGAAAGAGCTTTATTTTTTACAAAAGGAGTTTTAGAAACTGTAAAAAAATTAAATTGGAAACCTGATATTATCCATATATATGGATGGATCAGTTCTTTTATCCCTTTATATATTAAAAATTTTTATAAAAATGATCCCGTATATCAAAATGTAAAAATTGTTGTATCTATTTATAATAATCCTTTCAAAGGATCTTTAAATAAAGATATTATTAAAAAAATAAAACTAGATGGTATAAAATCTAGAAAATTAAAATTGTTAGAAAATCCAAATTATTTTAATATAATAAAATTATGTATGTATTTCTCGGATGCTATTATAAAAGGAGATCTTTTTTTCCCCGAGGAAATAGAAAATTATATAAAAATAACTAAGTTATTAGTATTAAAATATTATCCTGTAGAAGAAATAGAAACCGTTTATCAACAATTTTATAAAGAAACTGTTTTAGAACAGATAAATTAA
- a CDS encoding transglycosylase domain-containing protein, translated as MDKKSIKINFYFRRLIFYFWFLFIIGISSVTIIFYAASKGYLGTLPNTDNIENPAMKVGSEVYDYNGILLGKFFSENRTLITYQELPRDLVNALLAKEDIRFKFHSGIDAKSFLRAILSLGKKGGGSTISQQLAKLLFTGTSAKNKLQRIHQKLLEWVMAIELEKRYTKEEIITMYYNKFDFLYNAKGIETAAHTYFNKKVSELNLGESAILVGMLENPSLYNPKNYPERAKKQRNLVLHQMMKYNLLNICRYKKEVEKPIKINFKIQKKDFELLTYYGEFLKKEIQEALDEHEDKTGQKLNLYSSGLKIYTSIDAKMQDYAEKAVKKHLSQLQILFNHFQKKNKNAPFLNISPEKTKRILISAMHRTTLYQDLKQKGLTEKKITEEFKKPQLIRLFTWNGAKKVLMSPWDFIRYQKSIIQGGMLSVESSTGFIKAWVGGIDFNYFQYDHVAKTQRQVGSVFKPILYAAAINELHYNPCTKISNEKFHLGKWSPRNSNGKYGGFLTLKDGLAFSVNTISARLISQITPGPVINLAKKMGIESIIPEHPSIALGSADLTLYEMTGAFNTFTNYGIYVRPSILVKIEDENGNLIKEHIDFSRRQVFSEEIGYIMLKLMQGVIKYGTAKRLQNYNFIGDIAGKTGTTNENSDGWFIGMIPNLTTGIWVGWEDRFSHFENIKLGQGANMALPIWAYYMKSLYKNINLIYHDKLFFHKPKNYQSHWDHCNENRIKEENIINEENIINEENMINEEKKEKEIIDFDGYLNSENSNDYDK; from the coding sequence GTGGATAAAAAAAGTATAAAAATAAATTTTTATTTCCGTAGACTTATTTTTTATTTTTGGTTTTTATTTATTATAGGAATAAGTAGTGTTACTATTATTTTTTATGCGGCTTCTAAAGGTTATTTAGGAACTTTACCTAATACTGATAATATAGAAAATCCTGCCATGAAAGTAGGTTCAGAGGTATATGATTATAATGGAATATTATTAGGAAAATTTTTTTCTGAAAATAGAACTTTAATTACTTATCAAGAACTTCCAAGGGATCTTGTAAACGCACTTCTTGCAAAAGAAGATATTCGTTTCAAATTTCATTCTGGAATTGATGCTAAATCTTTTCTTAGAGCAATTCTTTCTTTAGGAAAAAAAGGTGGAGGAAGTACTATCTCACAACAATTAGCAAAACTTCTTTTTACAGGAACATCTGCAAAAAATAAATTACAAAGAATCCATCAAAAACTTTTAGAATGGGTAATGGCTATTGAACTTGAAAAACGTTATACAAAAGAAGAAATTATTACTATGTATTATAATAAATTTGATTTTTTGTATAATGCAAAAGGGATAGAAACAGCTGCTCATACTTATTTTAATAAAAAGGTTTCTGAGTTAAATTTAGGTGAATCTGCAATATTGGTTGGAATGCTAGAAAATCCTTCTTTATATAATCCCAAAAATTATCCTGAAAGAGCAAAAAAACAAAGAAATTTAGTTTTACATCAAATGATGAAATATAATTTATTAAACATATGTAGATATAAAAAAGAAGTAGAAAAACCTATAAAAATAAATTTTAAAATACAAAAGAAAGATTTTGAATTGCTTACTTATTATGGTGAGTTTTTAAAAAAAGAAATTCAAGAAGCTTTAGATGAACATGAAGATAAAACTGGACAAAAACTTAATCTTTATTCTAGCGGATTAAAAATATATACATCTATTGATGCTAAAATGCAGGATTATGCAGAAAAAGCTGTAAAAAAACATCTCAGTCAATTACAAATTTTGTTTAATCATTTTCAAAAAAAAAATAAAAATGCCCCATTTTTAAATATTTCTCCAGAAAAAACAAAACGAATTCTTATATCTGCAATGCATAGAACTACTCTTTACCAAGATTTAAAACAAAAGGGGTTAACAGAAAAAAAAATTACAGAAGAATTTAAAAAACCACAATTAATCAGATTATTCACTTGGAATGGTGCCAAAAAAGTATTAATGTCTCCATGGGATTTTATTCGTTATCAAAAAAGTATTATTCAAGGTGGTATGTTGTCTGTAGAATCTTCTACTGGATTTATTAAAGCATGGGTAGGAGGGATAGATTTTAATTATTTTCAATATGATCATGTAGCAAAAACACAACGTCAAGTTGGATCTGTTTTTAAACCTATTTTATATGCTGCTGCTATTAATGAATTACATTATAATCCTTGTACAAAAATTTCAAATGAAAAATTTCATTTAGGAAAATGGAGTCCTAGAAATTCAAATGGAAAATACGGAGGTTTTCTTACTTTAAAAGATGGATTAGCTTTTTCAGTTAATACTATTTCTGCTCGTTTAATATCGCAAATTACTCCAGGTCCAGTTATTAATTTAGCAAAAAAAATGGGAATAGAATCTATAATTCCTGAACATCCATCTATAGCGCTTGGTTCTGCTGATCTCACTTTATATGAAATGACAGGTGCATTCAATACATTTACTAATTATGGAATTTATGTTAGACCCTCTATTTTAGTAAAAATAGAGGATGAGAATGGAAATTTAATTAAAGAACATATAGATTTTAGTAGGAGACAAGTTTTTAGTGAAGAAATAGGGTATATTATGTTAAAATTAATGCAAGGAGTAATTAAATATGGAACGGCGAAAAGATTACAAAATTACAATTTTATAGGAGATATCGCTGGAAAAACAGGAACAACTAATGAAAACTCAGATGGATGGTTTATAGGTATGATTCCTAATTTGACTACTGGAATATGGGTAGGTTGGGAAGATAGATTTTCTCATTTTGAGAATATAAAACTAGGACAAGGTGCAAATATGGCTTTACCTATATGGGCTTATTATATGAAAAGTTTATACAAAAATATAAATTTAATTTATCATGATAAATTATTTTTTCACAAACCTAAAAATTATCAATCTCATTGGGATCATTGCAATGAAAACCGGATTAAAGAAGAAAACATAATAAACGAAGAAAACATAATAAATGAAGAAAACATGATAAATGAAGAAAAAAAAGAAAAAGAAATTATAGATTTTGATGGATACTTAAACTCAGAAAATAGTAATGATTATGATAAATGA
- the coaD gene encoding pantetheine-phosphate adenylyltransferase, whose translation MNKKIAVFPGSFDPITLGHYDIIIRALNLFDKIIIAIGKNIEKKNMFSIKKRKQWIKKTFLSLSQKIEIDSFNGLTISFCIKKKARFLLRGIRNQLDFEFEKNIFFINKELDKKHIIETIYLFSSFEKSHISSYIVRDIIKNGGDYTMFVPSSVRL comes from the coding sequence ATGAATAAAAAAATAGCAGTATTTCCTGGATCTTTTGATCCTATTACTTTAGGACATTATGATATTATTATTAGAGCTTTAAATTTATTTGATAAAATTATTATAGCTATTGGAAAAAATATTGAAAAAAAAAATATGTTTTCTATTAAAAAGAGAAAACAATGGATAAAAAAAACTTTTTTAAGTTTATCACAAAAAATAGAAATTGATTCATTTAATGGATTAACTATTTCTTTTTGTATAAAAAAAAAAGCTAGATTTTTATTAAGAGGAATTAGAAATCAATTGGATTTTGAATTTGAAAAAAATATATTTTTCATTAATAAAGAGTTAGATAAAAAACATATTATTGAAACAATTTATCTTTTTTCTTCTTTCGAAAAATCCCATATTAGTTCTTATATTGTAAGAGATATTATAAAAAATGGTGGAGATTACACCATGTTTGTTCCTTCTTCTGTTAGATTATAA
- a CDS encoding NAD(P)-dependent oxidoreductase, protein MIKKILILDKNHPFIIYKLKKEGFICDENYNDSTDKINISTYDGIILRSRLKIDKKFLERAINLKFIARIGSGTENIDKDYAIKKGITLISSPEGNKDAVAEHAVGMLLCIMNYIIHSHQEITKGKWNRETNRGIEIMGKTIGIIGYGNTGKAFAKKLSGFDAKILCYDILPKVGDIYAKQVKMNTIFEKSDIISLHVPYTKKTKGIINYNFIKKFFKPIYLINTSRGGCVITSHLAEALKNGKVCGACLDVLEYENVSFNNIFHHHNFSKSFLYLIHSNKVIFTPHIAGWTKESKYKMDKKIVEKIIFFTKKIIKIN, encoded by the coding sequence ATGATAAAAAAAATACTAATATTGGATAAAAATCATCCTTTTATTATATACAAACTAAAAAAAGAAGGATTTATTTGTGATGAAAATTATAATGATTCAACAGATAAAATTAATATATCTACATATGATGGAATTATTTTAAGAAGTAGATTAAAAATAGATAAAAAGTTTCTTGAAAGAGCTATAAATTTAAAATTTATAGCTCGTATTGGATCTGGAACAGAAAATATAGATAAGGATTATGCTATAAAAAAAGGAATCACTTTGATTTCTTCTCCAGAAGGAAATAAAGATGCAGTTGCAGAACATGCAGTAGGAATGCTTCTATGTATAATGAATTATATCATTCATTCACATCAAGAAATAACAAAGGGAAAATGGAATAGAGAAACTAATAGGGGAATAGAAATTATGGGAAAAACAATAGGAATCATTGGATATGGAAATACAGGAAAAGCTTTTGCAAAAAAACTTTCAGGTTTTGATGCTAAAATATTATGTTATGATATTTTACCTAAAGTAGGAGATATTTACGCAAAACAAGTGAAGATGAATACGATTTTTGAAAAATCAGATATAATCAGTTTACATGTTCCTTATACTAAAAAAACTAAAGGAATAATAAACTATAATTTTATAAAAAAATTTTTTAAACCTATTTATTTGATAAATACTTCCCGTGGTGGATGTGTAATTACAAGTCATTTAGCAGAAGCATTGAAAAATGGAAAAGTATGTGGAGCATGTTTAGATGTATTAGAATATGAAAATGTTTCCTTTAATAATATTTTTCATCATCATAACTTTTCTAAAAGTTTTCTTTATCTTATTCATTCTAATAAAGTAATATTTACCCCACATATTGCAGGATGGACCAAAGAATCTAAATACAAAATGGATAAAAAAATTGTAGAAAAAATTATTTTTTTTACTAAAAAAATAATTAAAATTAATTAG
- the rnr gene encoding ribonuclease R, whose amino-acid sequence MKKERKTKKKHCNNSATGFINITNHGYAFVYIKEFKKDIFIPKNKTNKALEGDLVKIRFYNSKGIKMEGEVLKIIKRKTKQFIGILKLNVPHYDKFGRVHSNNLHVDILVPIQKLEKCYHNNKVLVQIISWPKKFKNPLGKIVKVFGASGEYKTEVFSLLEEYGISYKFSPKMENEAKQIFYKEILDINFRRDMRNVNTFTIDPLDAKDFDDALSIRKLSNDTWEIGVHISDVSHYIKEGSLLDKEAYSRATSIYFVGKVIPMLPKILSNDLCSLQPKKDKLSFSYIFNIDSKGKILKNWFGKTIIRSDRKFTYDEVQSIIDQKKGDYYEDIYTLFSFSKILTQNRLKNGSIYIEKVEVRFHLDEKNNPISLYLEKNNDAHHLIEEFMLLTNRKISEFVSLNLDGRLSNKLYIYRVHDEPDYQKIFLIKKIIEPLGYFLDLKNLKTSINHLLKQTRGKPEQNMIENLILRAMSKAKYSIKNIGHYGLSFIHYSHFTSPIRRYSDIIAHRLLYYYLTENTKGKNKNKLNPIEFYERQSQYCSYKERLAIDVEREFLKYMQVKYMKKFIGKEFDGIITGFTDWSVFIDLLLFQTEGMVRLRDIEEDSYILNSNNYSIIGKKKRKIYQIGDKVKVKLVDINMEKKQIILDWIANI is encoded by the coding sequence ATGAAAAAAGAAAGAAAAACAAAAAAGAAGCATTGTAATAATTCAGCCACAGGATTTATTAATATTACTAATCATGGATATGCATTTGTTTATATCAAGGAATTTAAAAAAGATATTTTTATTCCTAAAAATAAAACAAATAAAGCTTTAGAAGGGGATTTAGTAAAGATTAGATTTTATAATAGTAAAGGAATAAAAATGGAAGGGGAAGTACTAAAAATAATTAAAAGAAAAACTAAACAATTTATTGGAATATTAAAATTAAACGTTCCACATTATGATAAATTTGGAAGAGTGCATAGTAATAATCTTCATGTGGATATATTAGTTCCAATACAAAAATTGGAAAAATGTTATCATAATAATAAAGTTTTAGTTCAAATTATATCATGGCCTAAAAAGTTTAAAAATCCTTTGGGGAAAATCGTAAAAGTATTTGGAGCTTCTGGGGAATATAAAACAGAAGTTTTTTCTTTATTAGAAGAATATGGAATATCCTATAAATTTTCCCCAAAAATGGAAAATGAAGCTAAGCAAATTTTTTATAAAGAAATTTTAGATATAAACTTTAGAAGAGATATGAGAAATGTTAATACTTTTACCATAGATCCTTTGGATGCTAAAGATTTTGATGATGCCTTATCTATTAGAAAATTAAGTAATGACACTTGGGAAATAGGAGTACATATATCTGATGTTTCTCATTATATAAAAGAAGGAAGTTTATTAGATAAAGAAGCATATTCACGTGCCACATCTATTTATTTTGTAGGAAAAGTTATACCTATGCTTCCAAAAATATTATCTAATGATCTTTGCTCTTTACAACCAAAAAAAGATAAATTAAGTTTTTCTTATATTTTTAATATAGATAGTAAAGGAAAAATATTGAAAAATTGGTTTGGAAAAACAATAATACGATCTGATAGAAAATTTACATATGATGAAGTTCAATCTATTATAGATCAAAAAAAAGGAGACTATTATGAAGATATTTACACATTATTTTCATTTTCTAAAATATTAACTCAGAATCGATTAAAAAATGGATCTATTTATATAGAAAAAGTGGAAGTAAGATTTCATTTAGATGAAAAAAATAATCCAATTTCTTTGTATTTGGAAAAAAATAATGATGCTCATCATTTAATTGAAGAATTTATGTTATTAACCAATCGAAAAATTTCAGAATTTGTTAGCTTAAATTTGGATGGAAGGCTTTCTAATAAACTCTATATTTACAGAGTACATGATGAACCTGATTATCAAAAAATTTTTTTGATAAAAAAAATAATAGAACCTTTAGGTTATTTTTTAGATTTAAAAAATTTAAAAACTTCTATTAATCATTTATTAAAACAAACTAGAGGAAAACCAGAACAAAATATGATTGAAAACTTAATTCTTCGTGCTATGAGCAAAGCTAAATATTCTATAAAAAATATAGGACATTATGGATTATCTTTCATTCATTATAGTCATTTTACTTCTCCTATAAGAAGATATTCAGATATAATAGCTCATCGTTTGTTATATTATTATTTAACTGAAAATACAAAAGGAAAAAATAAAAATAAACTTAATCCAATAGAGTTTTATGAAAGACAATCTCAATATTGTAGTTATAAAGAACGTTTAGCTATAGATGTAGAAAGAGAATTTTTAAAATATATGCAGGTTAAATATATGAAAAAATTCATAGGAAAAGAATTTGATGGTATTATTACAGGATTTACTGATTGGAGTGTATTTATTGATTTATTATTATTTCAAACAGAGGGTATGGTACGATTACGTGATATAGAAGAAGACTCTTATATTTTAAATTCTAATAATTACAGTATAATTGGTAAAAAAAAAAGAAAAATTTATCAAATAGGAGATAAAGTGAAAGTAAAACTTGTGGATATTAATATGGAAAAAAAACAAATTATTCTTGATTGGATAGCTAATATCTGA
- a CDS encoding flavodoxin domain-containing protein: MLSESNNKTFFKLIQESTQEEIIWMCGYMSGLLLSKKNLKEFIKKEEKKITLVYGTETGNAKNLAFNIYQKAEKEKFKIKLISLDQYSMQNLEKEDYFFIIMSTHGEGEPPSSAKSFFDFIHYNKNLFLKNMKYSVLALGDRSYTYFCKAGKDVDKRLHDIGATRIVPLHKCDVDYETQAKKWFSEIMNFLKKKKIKLKTKEYMEKF; the protein is encoded by the coding sequence ATGTTATCTGAATCAAATAACAAGACATTTTTTAAGTTAATACAAGAATCTACTCAAGAAGAAATTATATGGATGTGTGGTTATATGTCTGGATTATTGCTTTCTAAAAAAAATTTAAAAGAATTTATAAAAAAGGAAGAAAAAAAAATTACGTTAGTTTATGGTACAGAAACAGGAAATGCTAAAAATTTAGCTTTTAATATTTATCAAAAAGCTGAAAAAGAAAAATTTAAAATTAAATTAATTAGTTTAGATCAATATTCTATGCAAAATTTAGAAAAAGAAGATTATTTTTTCATTATAATGAGTACTCATGGAGAAGGTGAACCTCCATCTTCTGCAAAGTCTTTTTTTGATTTTATTCATTATAATAAAAACCTTTTTCTAAAAAATATGAAATACAGCGTTTTAGCATTGGGAGATAGATCATATACTTATTTTTGTAAAGCAGGTAAAGATGTGGATAAACGTTTACATGATATAGGAGCGACTAGAATAGTTCCATTACATAAATGTGACGTTGATTATGAAACCCAAGCAAAAAAATGGTTTTCGGAAATTATGAATTTTTTAAAAAAAAAAAAAATCAAATTAAAAACCAAAGAATATATGGAAAAATTTTAA
- a CDS encoding PSP1 domain-containing protein, protein MNKSCSDCLNKCAKKENILKKKSCCKFALDWLSNIQSPFEYQKYDIVEIQFKKNRKEFFLNQEKISLDQGDIVTVEPKYGKGYDVGMVSLTGELVKLQIRNQTVNSKTFKKIYRKSTYKEINIWKSFRNKELTTLLEAKKIAKNLNLSMKICDIEYQGDGEKATFYYTAENRVDFRKLIKELALHFHIRIEMRQIGYRQEAAKIGGIGSCGRELCCSTWLKNFKSVTTNSARYQQLSINIQKLTGQCSKLKCCLNYELDAYLDAVKDFPDFNSKIYTKKGIAQCMKIDVFKQEMWFSYIKNPNTWFRIKVKKIKEILEKNKIAPPLEELSTVNTIQKTELTFKDLSI, encoded by the coding sequence ATGAACAAATCATGCTCTGATTGTTTAAATAAATGTGCAAAAAAAGAAAATATTTTAAAAAAAAAATCATGTTGCAAATTTGCATTAGATTGGTTATCCAATATTCAATCTCCTTTTGAATATCAAAAATATGATATTGTAGAAATACAATTTAAAAAAAATAGAAAAGAATTTTTTTTGAATCAAGAAAAAATATCTCTTGATCAAGGAGATATTGTAACAGTAGAACCTAAATATGGGAAAGGGTATGATGTAGGCATGGTTTCCTTAACTGGAGAATTGGTTAAGTTACAAATAAGAAATCAAACTGTGAATTCAAAAACTTTTAAAAAAATATATAGAAAATCAACATATAAAGAAATAAATATTTGGAAATCTTTTAGAAATAAAGAATTAACTACTCTTTTAGAAGCTAAAAAAATAGCTAAAAATTTAAATCTTTCTATGAAAATTTGTGATATTGAATATCAAGGTGATGGAGAAAAAGCTACTTTTTATTATACAGCTGAAAATAGGGTTGATTTTAGAAAATTGATTAAAGAATTAGCTTTACATTTTCACATACGTATAGAAATGCGTCAAATAGGATATAGACAAGAAGCTGCGAAAATTGGTGGAATAGGTTCTTGTGGCCGAGAGCTTTGTTGTTCCACTTGGTTAAAAAATTTCAAAAGTGTGACAACTAATTCAGCAAGATATCAACAACTTTCCATAAATATTCAAAAATTAACTGGACAATGTAGTAAATTAAAATGCTGTCTTAACTATGAATTAGATGCCTATTTAGATGCTGTAAAAGATTTTCCTGATTTTAACAGCAAAATTTACACTAAAAAAGGAATTGCTCAATGCATGAAAATTGATGTTTTTAAACAAGAAATGTGGTTTTCTTATATAAAGAATCCCAATACATGGTTCAGAATAAAAGTAAAAAAAATTAAAGAAATTTTAGAAAAAAACAAAATAGCTCCCCCTTTGGAGGAATTATCAACTGTAAATACTATTCAAAAAACAGAATTAACATTTAAAGATTTATCTATATAA